The Pseudanabaena sp. PCC 6802 genomic interval AGATGCCCAGGGAAATACATGGCTGGATTCTGAAGCTTATAAAGACAGACAGATCCCGCTCAGTTTGCGCCTCGGTACCGGACAACTTAATGCATTTCGGGCTTTACAACAACTTCAGGCCGGACAACAATCACCTGGCAATGTCAATGCTTTGGGATGGGATTTCAATTTTGTCAATCAGGGGCAATATCGGGAATACGTTTTGACAGAATCACTACAGGCGGATAGCTTTGTCGCATTAACTCTAACCTGGGATCGCCTCGTCGTGCTGAACGATAAAAATAACAATCGCAAATTCGATCTAGGTGAGAGTTTCCGCGATCGCGGCGTTAATAATCTCGATCTCTATCTCATGCGATCGCAAGATAACGATATTGCTAATAGTGTATGGTCTTCGGTCAGTAAAATCGACAATACCGAGCATATTTTTATCAAAGTCCCTACGGCTGGAAAATACAAGCTGCGCGTCGTCTTCAATTCTCCCACCGCCAATGAATCTCTTCAGCGCTACGCGATCGCCTGGTGGACTGCCCCAGCAAAGTGAGTGAGACTTCTCCCACCCATGCAGATTGGCAACAAACATTTTTCCTGAAATAATCTAAGGTACAGCAACGCTGCATCACTCACAAAGTCCGAGGCATTGAACGCTATTTAAGCTATGCTCAGTTACCTCAAGTAAATCCCAATGGACAAATCGCTCCAACTCGATGAAGCCAAGCGGCTACGTCGCTTTCAAATCGTAGCTGAGGCGTACCAGATTTACGAAGCTGACAGTTATGAAGGCAGCCCAGCAACGGTTACAGCAGTTCATCGTCAATTGGGAACTGCTCGAACCCAAAGCAGTACAAGTCTTTCAACGCGATTTAGCACTGACGTTTACCTTCTATCAATTCGATCGCACTTTGCATCGTCATATTCGCACAACTAATCATCTGGAGCGCTTATTCCGCGAGTTTCGCACCAAATCTGATGAAATTGGCGCTTTCCCTCGCGAAACCAGTTGCTTGACTGTCTTCTTCTTGGTGATTCAGCGCGATCGTGCTAAACATGACCGTAAATCTGTGGCGAAAAATTCATGCCACTAACCATAACGCTACATAGTATTATGAGGTGGGCATTGCCCACCTTACAAATTATAGTTGCAGTTAGTTGGGGAGGATTTCTATGACGACTACACCTCAGGCTTCATCTGTCAGTACAGCTCCCGCTACATCTATCCCACCGCAGTTTCCTCTATCCATCCTGTCGGTTAGTCGCGAGGAATTCTACGGTCAGGACGACGAACACCAACCCTTACAATTGCAGATTGATGGGACGCTGCCAAACGATCTCCAGGGTCACGTGTTTATTATCAGTCCCGTCGGTTCGATCGACTCGAAAGGGATTCCTGATACGCCAATAGTTCTACCCGCCGCCGACGGTTGGACTCCTCTCTACAATGGCGATGGCATGATCTACCGTCTCGACTTCGATCGCTCAGCGCAGGGGAAGGTATCGTTATGCTCGCGGCTAGCAAAACCACCGTGCTACTATGCCGATGTTGCCACCAATAACGATCCCAGATTTGCCCCGCTCAAGTTTAGTAATATGGGTATTGCTCGGCAATCTAGCAAGCTTGGTTCTCGCAATCAACTCAATACAGCTTTTTTGCCCATGCAGTTTGGTGCGGAGGAGCACGGGCGGATGCTGGTTACCTGGGATCCCGGTCGTCCCTACGAGATCGATCCCAAAACGCTAGCAACAGTTACGCCTATGGGAAGTAATGCAGAATGGAAGCCAGTCAATCCTTTTTTAACGGAGGCTGTTCCAGGCCCATTCCCACTAGTGGTTACCTCGGCTCATCCCTGCTTTGACTCCCATGCCGATCGGGTATTTACGGTTAATGTAGGGAAGTCATTATCTACACTCCTATCCGTCGAGGAATTTATCGCCCAGAGTGAAGAGTGGGTCAAACGCATCGATGGCTGGTTGAAGCAAATTCCTTTTTTAAGAGAGATTGCTCGACTAATCTTTGCTTTCTTGAGAGTATTCATAGGATTTCTCAGGGATATATGGCACTTCCTCCAGAAATTTTTCCCAAGCATCAAAAATAATAACTTTGTCGATCTGCTGCGTTGGGATGGTGCGGGGGCTATGGAAAGATGGAAAGTCGTCCTGCCCGACGGCAGGCCAGTCAAAATTGCAGAAACCGCACATCAAATAGGAGTAACCCGTAACTATGTAGTGTTGATGGATACTGCTTTTAAACTGTCACCAGAGCAACTTCTTCCGCCTCCTGCATACAAAAAGGGAAAAGAGGCAGAAATTCTATTGCGTGACTTATTCGATTATCCCCAGACTGCAGAAACGAAGCTATACATCGTCTCTCGCAGCGACCTGCAACCTGGCAAACTTACCGTCACAGCTAGGCAGTTAGTCATCCCTCGCGAGACAGCTCACTTTCTCGTCGATTATGAAGATGCTGATGGTATAGTCGTGCATCTGATGCATGTATGTGCCTGCGATGCTTCGGAATGGCTGAATCATAGCGATCGCACTGTAAGCCAACCCAATACCTCAGGCGATAACCCGCGCGCTGGGATAGTTGTCAGCCCTATGGATATTAACTGGGTGGGGCGCTATACGATCGACGGTGCCACTGGTAGCCTGACCGGCCAAATGCTCAGACGGCAGGATGCCTATACGTGGGGACCATCGATCTATGCCTACCGTAATATGCCATCGGGGCAGATCGATAATC includes:
- a CDS encoding carotenoid oxygenase family protein, translating into MTTTPQASSVSTAPATSIPPQFPLSILSVSREEFYGQDDEHQPLQLQIDGTLPNDLQGHVFIISPVGSIDSKGIPDTPIVLPAADGWTPLYNGDGMIYRLDFDRSAQGKVSLCSRLAKPPCYYADVATNNDPRFAPLKFSNMGIARQSSKLGSRNQLNTAFLPMQFGAEEHGRMLVTWDPGRPYEIDPKTLATVTPMGSNAEWKPVNPFLTEAVPGPFPLVVTSAHPCFDSHADRVFTVNVGKSLSTLLSVEEFIAQSEEWVKRIDGWLKQIPFLREIARLIFAFLRVFIGFLRDIWHFLQKFFPSIKNNNFVDLLRWDGAGAMERWKVVLPDGRPVKIAETAHQIGVTRNYVVLMDTAFKLSPEQLLPPPAYKKGKEAEILLRDLFDYPQTAETKLYIVSRSDLQPGKLTVTARQLVIPRETAHFLVDYEDADGIVVHLMHVCACDASEWLNHSDRTVSQPNTSGDNPRAGIVVSPMDINWVGRYTIDGATGSLTGQMLRRQDAYTWGPSIYAYRNMPSGQIDNLYWNCWGSWNQLLTQHVFSLYKDYKYRTIPASDIPAIALQGKASNLFRVETSTLNIVDTYTFPTNYFGSSPQFVPRPGNENDSTHGYITCTVLYDEPHSDPPVKSEIWIFDAANLKQGAICKLSHPQLKLGFTVHTTWVAKVEERNAAYNIPVRHDYEEILKKQPEADRELIQELFEQYIYPNFS